In Miscanthus floridulus cultivar M001 chromosome 5, ASM1932011v1, whole genome shotgun sequence, one genomic interval encodes:
- the LOC136454281 gene encoding uncharacterized protein — protein MVLNSDAENNVTFNFKSFKHEDLDNPVFKVGMIFESIELLRKAITEYSMKHRVDIKMPRNEKKRLRAICEKGCPWNLYASDDRRAHGMMIKTFCGEHNCHKKWVLKRCTSNWLADKYLESFRADKKMTLGNFARIGQKEWNLTPARTKLARARRIAMKRVMGDEAEQYKLLWDYAQELRRTNPANHKTTATYNCNKAGEVNSI, from the coding sequence ATGGTTCTAAACTCTGATGCTGAAAACAATGTCACATTCAATTTCAAGTCATTCAAGCATGAAGACTTGGACAATCCAGTGTTCAAAGTAGGAATGATCTTTGAGTCTATAGAGTTGCTAAGGAAGGCTATTACAGAATATAGTATGAAGCATAGGGTGGATATTAAGATGCCAAGGAATGAGAAGAAGAGGCTGCGAGCCATATGTGAGAAAGGATGTCCTTGGAATTTGTATGCTTCAGATGATAGGAGGGCTCATGGAATGATGATAAAGACTTTTTGTGGTGAGCACAACTGCCACAAGAAGTGGGTATTAAAGAGGTGCACATCCAATTGGCTTGCTGATAAGTACTTGGAATCTTTCAGAGCTGATAAGAAGATGACACTAGGGAATTTTGCTAGAATAGGGCAAAAAGAGTGGAATCTGACACCAGCTAGGACAAAGCTTGCGAGAGCTAGAAGAATAGCAATGAAAAGGGTAATGGGTGATGAAGCAGAGCAATATAAGCTGCTGTGGGACTATGCTCAAGAGCTAAGAAGGACCAATCCTGCCAACCACAAGACCACTGCCACCTACAACTGCAACAAAGCTGGGGAGGTCAACAGCATATAA